One region of Metallosphaera sedula DSM 5348 genomic DNA includes:
- the aspS gene encoding aspartate--tRNA(Asn) ligase gives MLRTHFIQDVTPDLDGKEVVLAGWVHNVRDLGGKKFILLRDKSGIGQVVVDKTSPSFEVAKELSQESAIQIKGTVKADKRAPNGVEVSCSELRILSKAKAPLPLDVSDKVKADIEVRLKERLLDLRRQEMQAMIRIQSTAVRTFRETLYKHGFYEIFTPKIIATGTEGGAQLFPVIYFGKEAFLAQSPQLYKELLAGAVERVFEVAPAWRAEESDTPYHLAEFISMDVEMAFADYNDVMKIVEDVIANVLENVARNHQNDLAILNHRLPSITRPIKRVTYEEAIEILQSQGLPTKFGDDIGTPESRVLNKVLEQDLYFITDWPAEARPFYTKRREDNPKISESFDLVYRWLELVSGSSRNHTREVLERELRARGLNPINFEFFLKWFDYGIPPHAGFGMGLQRFMLMLTGLQSVKEVSLFPRDKKRLVP, from the coding sequence ATGCTCCGGACACACTTTATCCAGGATGTAACACCTGATCTGGATGGAAAGGAAGTTGTTTTAGCGGGTTGGGTTCATAACGTTAGGGACTTAGGTGGAAAGAAGTTCATTCTTCTCAGGGATAAGAGCGGAATAGGACAGGTAGTAGTGGATAAGACATCTCCTTCGTTTGAGGTCGCAAAGGAGCTAAGTCAGGAATCAGCCATTCAGATTAAGGGGACAGTTAAGGCTGATAAGAGAGCACCAAATGGAGTTGAGGTGTCCTGTAGCGAGCTGAGGATCCTCAGTAAGGCTAAGGCTCCTCTTCCGCTTGACGTCTCCGATAAGGTCAAAGCAGATATAGAGGTCAGGCTTAAGGAGAGGCTACTGGACCTGAGAAGGCAGGAAATGCAGGCTATGATAAGGATTCAATCCACAGCTGTGAGGACGTTCAGGGAGACCCTCTACAAACACGGGTTCTACGAGATATTTACACCAAAGATTATAGCCACGGGGACGGAGGGAGGTGCTCAACTCTTTCCCGTTATATACTTCGGGAAGGAGGCGTTCCTAGCTCAGAGCCCGCAGTTGTATAAGGAGCTGTTGGCTGGTGCCGTGGAGAGGGTTTTTGAGGTTGCTCCAGCTTGGAGAGCCGAGGAGTCTGATACTCCCTATCACCTGGCCGAGTTCATTAGTATGGACGTTGAGATGGCCTTCGCTGATTACAACGATGTAATGAAGATAGTTGAGGATGTGATAGCCAACGTACTTGAGAACGTGGCGAGAAACCATCAAAACGATCTGGCCATACTTAATCATAGACTCCCATCCATCACCAGGCCCATTAAGAGAGTTACCTACGAGGAGGCAATAGAGATACTCCAGTCCCAGGGTCTACCCACGAAGTTTGGGGATGATATAGGTACTCCAGAGTCGAGGGTACTTAACAAGGTGCTGGAGCAGGATCTCTACTTTATCACTGACTGGCCAGCTGAAGCCCGTCCCTTCTACACTAAAAGGAGAGAGGATAACCCCAAGATTAGTGAGAGCTTCGACCTGGTTTATAGATGGCTTGAACTAGTGTCAGGGAGTAGCAGGAACCATACTAGGGAGGTTTTGGAGAGGGAGCTAAGGGCAAGGGGTCTCAATCCAATTAACTTTGAGTTCTTCCTGAAGTGGTTCGACTACGGTATTCCGCCTCACGCCGGGTTTGGAATGGGACTTCAGAGATTCATGTTAATGCTTACCGGTCTTCAGAGCGTCAAGGAGGTATCCTTGTTCCCGAGGGACAAGAAGAGATTGGTCCCATGA
- a CDS encoding elongation factor 1-beta, translated as MTDVMVVLKVFPEGDETDLEKVANELVSKLPEGYKLVRKETEPIAFGLKALVVYVSMPEKTEGGTDTLEELASSIEGVSHAEVVGITRLGF; from the coding sequence ATGACAGATGTTATGGTTGTATTGAAGGTTTTCCCGGAAGGAGATGAAACAGATCTGGAAAAGGTTGCCAACGAACTTGTCTCGAAACTTCCTGAGGGTTATAAGCTAGTTAGAAAGGAGACAGAGCCCATAGCCTTTGGGTTGAAGGCTCTCGTGGTATACGTTTCAATGCCTGAGAAAACAGAGGGCGGCACTGATACCCTGGAGGAATTGGCATCTAGTATAGAAGGAGTAAGCCACGCAGAGGTAGTGGGGATAACAAGGCTCGGGTTTTAA
- the pth2 gene encoding peptidyl-tRNA hydrolase Pth2, translating into MKMVVMVRTDINMGKGKIAAQVAHAAVSLVLDCMSRSSWRDWLDSWLHEGQPKVVVKVSSLEDLLSRVDKARSQGLPTTVISDAGRTQVEPGTVTCAGIGPGPDDLIDKITGDLKLL; encoded by the coding sequence ATGAAAATGGTAGTCATGGTGAGAACAGATATCAACATGGGTAAAGGTAAGATAGCTGCACAAGTCGCTCACGCCGCGGTCAGCCTGGTCCTGGATTGTATGAGTAGATCAAGCTGGAGGGACTGGCTAGATAGCTGGCTTCACGAGGGACAGCCAAAGGTTGTCGTCAAGGTGAGCTCCCTAGAGGATCTTCTTTCTAGGGTGGATAAGGCCAGATCGCAGGGACTGCCCACGACCGTCATATCTGACGCGGGGAGGACCCAGGTCGAACCGGGAACCGTGACATGTGCGGGGATAGGACCAGGACCAGACGATCTAATTGATAAAATAACCGGTGACCTGAAACTACTGTGA
- a CDS encoding precorrin-2 dehydrogenase/sirohydrochlorin ferrochelatase family protein — protein MSFTSTRYFPVFLNLRGMRILVIGGGKVGSKRALKFSEYGAEVTVLSLAFSEELSKRDDIKKISLDAREVNREFIRNYDIVITATNNPEVNSRICDLCREERKLCNNPTNPSESSFIVPIFYEDEDIGIAVTTMGKSSIMSKVILDRALEALREDPKILLELKVMADVKAMLKRKVADPSIRYVLYQKIFVDREFESFINNGNVNSAMKRAEEIINESSQ, from the coding sequence GTGTCATTTACGAGTACTCGCTACTTTCCTGTATTTCTTAACCTGAGAGGGATGCGAATCCTAGTGATTGGCGGAGGCAAGGTTGGGAGTAAGCGAGCTCTTAAATTCAGTGAGTATGGCGCTGAGGTTACAGTTCTCTCCCTGGCCTTTTCAGAGGAGTTGTCTAAAAGGGATGATATTAAGAAGATTTCCCTTGATGCCAGGGAGGTTAATCGAGAGTTTATACGGAACTACGATATCGTAATAACTGCGACCAATAACCCTGAGGTAAACTCTAGGATATGTGATCTCTGCAGGGAGGAGAGAAAGCTTTGTAACAACCCAACCAATCCCTCCGAGTCCTCGTTCATTGTTCCCATCTTTTACGAAGATGAGGACATAGGGATAGCCGTGACTACTATGGGAAAATCCAGTATTATGTCTAAGGTAATACTGGATAGGGCCTTGGAGGCCTTGAGGGAAGACCCCAAGATACTACTGGAGCTGAAGGTTATGGCTGACGTCAAGGCAATGCTTAAGAGGAAGGTCGCTGATCCAAGCATTAGGTATGTCCTATATCAAAAAATATTTGTTGATAGAGAATTCGAAAGTTTCATTAATAATGGAAACGTGAACAGTGCAATGAAAAGGGCGGAGGAGATCATCAATGAATCCAGTCAATGA
- a CDS encoding transcription elongation factor NusA yields the protein MKIPLDYLCVRSGLLCNRCQSLVDSGQVDQFEVKVMEALLDLEETQFRELKDATYYKAIRSGNLLILLVESPPSIDSSKWIKIARALQDKLKLKVRILEKTTSIKNSAVQLLSPARVLGVNTVWLPDGSVQYVIRVAKNEKRLLPANAVDLENALSKIHDTKVKIRVE from the coding sequence ATGAAAATTCCTCTTGATTATCTTTGTGTGAGGAGCGGCCTTCTTTGCAATCGTTGCCAAAGCCTAGTGGATAGTGGCCAAGTTGATCAGTTTGAGGTCAAGGTAATGGAAGCTTTGTTGGATTTAGAGGAGACTCAGTTCAGGGAGTTAAAGGATGCAACCTACTATAAGGCAATTAGGTCTGGAAACTTGTTGATCCTTCTGGTTGAAAGTCCGCCCTCCATAGATTCCTCTAAGTGGATTAAGATAGCTCGCGCGCTTCAGGATAAGCTAAAGCTTAAGGTTAGAATCCTGGAGAAGACCACGAGCATAAAGAATAGTGCTGTTCAGCTTCTCTCCCCGGCAAGGGTCCTGGGTGTGAATACGGTTTGGCTTCCCGACGGTTCAGTTCAGTATGTGATAAGAGTAGCAAAGAATGAGAAGAGGCTCTTGCCAGCCAACGCTGTAGATCTAGAAAACGCTTTATCTAAGATACATGACACTAAGGTCAAAATAAGGGTTGAGTAA
- a CDS encoding CDC48 family AAA ATPase, which produces MSAGSSPEQRSPRRELSLKVMEARQKDVGRGKVRIDVEMLAQIDVSPGDVVEIEGTRKTAAIAWPLSPDDATSERDIIRMDGITRKNAGVSIGDKVIVRKASVKQAASIKLAPSNFSITVDPGFVAYVKKKLKEFPLVEGDTVLIPVLGQAIPFTVIQVRPASIVMVVDETSISISDKPIEQTRYPRVTYEDIGGMKNVIQKIRELVELPLRHPELFKRLGIEPPKGIMLYGPPGVGKTLLAKAVANETESYFTSINGPEIMSKFYGESEQRLREIFEDAKKHAPAIIFIDEVDAIAPKRDEVIGEVERRVVAQLLTLMDGLESRGNVIVIAATNRPNAVDPALRRPGRFDREIEIPLPDKQGRLEILQIHTRNMPLSKDVELEKLADISHGYTGADLSALVREAAMNALRRYLPMIDISQDKIPPEILERMEVKMEDFMNAFKEIVPSGMREIYIEVPEVKWDDIGGLNEIKEELREVAEYPLKFPDYYETAGVEPPKGILLFGPPGTGKTMLAKAVATESGANFIAVRGPEVLSKWVGESERAIREIFRKARMYAPSVIFFDEIDAIAPMRGISSDSGVTERLVNQLLAEMDGIENLDNVVIVAATNRPDILDPALLRPGRFEKLMYVPPPDKNARYDILKVHTKKVALSDEVNLEELAERTEGYTGADLAALVREAAMRAIREGMRECVNRVSAACPPNDKDCRDAKMRDCMKGATIKVENRHFNEALTKVKPSLSQEMIQFYQTWIDKARQQLPRQTVKPSTFT; this is translated from the coding sequence TTGAGTGCTGGTTCTAGCCCAGAGCAAAGGTCGCCAAGACGAGAGTTGTCTCTGAAGGTGATGGAAGCAAGGCAAAAGGATGTTGGTAGAGGAAAGGTAAGAATAGACGTTGAGATGCTTGCACAAATCGATGTTAGTCCAGGTGATGTAGTGGAGATTGAGGGTACTAGAAAGACGGCAGCAATAGCGTGGCCACTGTCCCCAGATGACGCCACTAGCGAGAGAGATATAATCAGAATGGATGGCATAACTAGGAAGAACGCAGGTGTCTCCATTGGAGACAAGGTGATAGTAAGGAAGGCCTCTGTGAAGCAAGCTGCATCCATCAAACTTGCCCCTTCCAACTTTTCGATTACCGTAGATCCAGGTTTCGTGGCATACGTCAAGAAGAAGCTTAAGGAGTTCCCACTGGTTGAAGGTGACACTGTTCTTATCCCAGTGCTGGGTCAGGCTATTCCCTTCACGGTAATACAGGTCAGACCGGCGTCGATTGTGATGGTTGTCGACGAGACCAGTATTTCCATCTCTGACAAGCCCATAGAGCAGACCAGGTATCCCAGGGTCACGTACGAGGATATAGGAGGAATGAAAAACGTTATACAGAAGATCAGAGAACTTGTGGAGTTACCGTTGAGACATCCAGAACTCTTCAAGAGGTTGGGAATCGAGCCACCAAAGGGGATCATGTTATACGGTCCTCCAGGTGTGGGTAAGACCCTGCTGGCCAAGGCTGTTGCCAATGAAACTGAATCCTATTTCACCTCAATAAACGGGCCAGAGATAATGAGCAAGTTCTACGGCGAGAGCGAGCAGAGGCTCAGGGAGATCTTCGAAGATGCTAAGAAACATGCCCCAGCCATAATATTCATTGATGAAGTAGACGCCATAGCTCCCAAGAGGGATGAGGTTATAGGAGAGGTAGAGAGACGTGTTGTCGCGCAGTTGCTGACACTCATGGATGGTCTAGAGAGTAGGGGAAATGTAATAGTCATTGCAGCTACCAACAGGCCAAATGCAGTAGATCCTGCACTGAGAAGGCCTGGGAGATTTGACCGTGAAATAGAGATACCCCTACCAGATAAGCAGGGCAGACTGGAAATACTTCAGATCCACACTAGGAACATGCCACTTTCAAAGGACGTGGAACTGGAGAAATTGGCTGATATAAGTCATGGCTATACTGGGGCCGACCTTTCTGCCCTAGTCAGGGAGGCTGCAATGAACGCCCTGAGAAGATATTTGCCCATGATAGATATCAGTCAGGACAAGATCCCGCCAGAGATCCTAGAGAGAATGGAAGTCAAGATGGAGGACTTCATGAATGCATTCAAGGAAATTGTGCCCAGCGGCATGAGAGAGATCTACATTGAGGTTCCAGAGGTAAAGTGGGATGACATAGGCGGTCTCAACGAGATTAAGGAAGAGCTTAGAGAGGTAGCAGAGTATCCGCTGAAGTTCCCAGACTACTATGAAACCGCAGGAGTGGAACCACCAAAGGGAATACTCCTGTTTGGACCTCCAGGCACAGGTAAGACCATGCTGGCAAAGGCTGTAGCAACCGAGAGCGGAGCGAACTTTATTGCTGTGAGAGGTCCTGAAGTTCTCTCTAAGTGGGTAGGGGAGAGTGAGAGGGCAATCAGGGAGATATTTAGAAAGGCGAGAATGTATGCACCATCGGTGATATTCTTCGACGAAATAGATGCCATAGCTCCCATGAGGGGAATCTCCTCTGACTCTGGTGTAACTGAGAGACTAGTTAACCAACTTCTAGCTGAGATGGATGGCATAGAGAACCTAGACAACGTTGTTATTGTGGCAGCTACCAATAGGCCAGATATACTAGATCCAGCCCTACTGAGGCCTGGAAGGTTCGAGAAACTTATGTACGTACCCCCACCTGACAAGAACGCTAGATATGACATACTAAAGGTTCACACCAAGAAGGTTGCTCTCTCGGACGAAGTTAACCTAGAGGAACTAGCTGAGAGGACAGAGGGATATACAGGCGCCGATCTGGCAGCCTTGGTTAGGGAGGCTGCAATGAGGGCCATCAGAGAAGGGATGAGGGAATGCGTAAATAGGGTCAGTGCAGCTTGTCCACCTAATGATAAGGATTGTCGCGACGCGAAAATGAGAGATTGCATGAAGGGCGCAACAATTAAGGTGGAGAACAGGCATTTCAACGAAGCCTTAACTAAGGTTAAGCCATCGCTCAGCCAGGAGATGATACAATTCTATCAGACATGGATTGATAAGGCAAGACAGCAACTACCAAGACAGACTGTGAAGCCCAGTACGTTTACGTGA
- a CDS encoding zinc finger domain-containing protein translates to MTMRLSLREEVEPPVCSSCGKIMHPKEKGAIFNCPNCGEVTIYRDMYCRLQGVSYTCPKCGFVGP, encoded by the coding sequence ATGACAATGAGGCTAAGCTTAAGGGAAGAAGTGGAACCGCCTGTATGCTCCAGTTGCGGGAAGATCATGCATCCCAAGGAGAAGGGTGCAATTTTCAACTGCCCCAACTGCGGCGAAGTGACCATATACAGGGACATGTACTGTAGACTGCAGGGCGTATCCTACACTTGTCCCAAGTGTGGATTCGTTGGTCCTTAG
- a CDS encoding nucleotidyltransferase produces the protein MIAFEKIGEILSQIKEKMDFVIIGDTVVDLSLGRKGTESDVDLFPTNFSVLVEYDVLRDLADERGWDMGSTPIDTPRIVVPLGDEQLQVDFYENIQDFFVPPVVIESAEEREIGKDTFKVIKLEDYILLKANAFREEDEEELKRIVQLIGEKKLKIDLKLLKQHSEAFEENSESVRERLSSLGFKLS, from the coding sequence TTGATCGCATTTGAGAAAATTGGAGAAATCTTGAGCCAAATAAAGGAAAAAATGGACTTCGTAATAATAGGCGACACTGTGGTGGACTTGTCTTTAGGAAGGAAGGGAACCGAGAGCGACGTGGATCTATTTCCCACTAACTTCAGCGTCCTAGTTGAGTATGACGTTCTTCGCGATCTTGCGGATGAGAGGGGTTGGGATATGGGCTCTACCCCCATTGATACGCCTAGAATAGTAGTTCCCCTGGGCGACGAGCAGTTGCAAGTGGATTTCTATGAGAATATACAGGACTTCTTTGTCCCGCCCGTTGTAATAGAGAGCGCAGAGGAGAGGGAAATAGGAAAGGACACGTTCAAGGTCATAAAACTAGAAGACTATATTCTTCTCAAGGCTAATGCGTTCAGGGAGGAAGACGAGGAGGAGCTGAAGAGAATTGTTCAGTTGATAGGAGAGAAGAAACTAAAAATAGACTTGAAACTTTTGAAGCAACACAGCGAAGCCTTCGAAGAAAATAGCGAAAGCGTGAGAGAGAGATTGTCTTCCCTTGGGTTCAAGCTCTCTTAG
- the fen gene encoding flap endonuclease-1 produces MGVDLSDLVSEIKRDLNLAEVRGKKVGIDAYNAIYQFLAAIRQYDGTPLMNRQGKVTSHLNGVFYRTVNLLEEGIIPIYVFDGKPPELKAQELENRRKMKEEAEKKLEKAKESGKVEEMRKYSQMTSRLTTDMAKESKELLEYMGVPTVQAPSEGEAEAAYLNAKGITYASASQDYDSLLFGAEKLIRNLTISGKRKLPNKDVYVEVKPELIETASLLKKLEITREQLIDIAILVGTDYNPDGVRGIGPKKAYKLIKTYKKIENIDKRELPEPIYFDYEKIRELFLKPQVTLPSTPLELSDPDPSKIIQFLVNENDFNEERVRGTIERLQKAMKEIKDIKRQTGLDQWF; encoded by the coding sequence ATAGGCGTAGATCTTTCCGATCTGGTCTCGGAGATAAAGAGGGATCTTAACTTAGCTGAGGTCAGGGGAAAGAAGGTCGGAATAGATGCCTATAACGCAATTTACCAGTTTCTCGCAGCGATCAGGCAGTATGATGGAACTCCTCTTATGAATAGACAAGGCAAGGTAACTAGTCATCTAAATGGAGTCTTTTATAGAACCGTGAACCTTCTTGAGGAAGGGATCATTCCAATTTACGTTTTCGATGGGAAGCCTCCTGAGTTGAAGGCCCAGGAACTGGAGAACAGGAGAAAAATGAAGGAGGAGGCAGAGAAGAAGCTAGAGAAGGCCAAGGAATCGGGAAAGGTGGAGGAAATGAGGAAGTACTCGCAGATGACTTCCAGACTGACCACCGATATGGCGAAGGAAAGCAAGGAACTCCTGGAATACATGGGAGTCCCCACAGTTCAGGCCCCATCTGAGGGTGAAGCTGAGGCTGCCTACCTTAATGCGAAGGGAATTACGTATGCCTCCGCCAGTCAAGACTATGATTCTCTGCTCTTCGGCGCAGAGAAGTTGATCAGAAACCTCACCATAAGCGGGAAGAGGAAACTGCCCAACAAGGACGTGTACGTGGAGGTAAAACCTGAACTCATCGAGACAGCTTCCCTCCTCAAGAAGCTAGAGATAACAAGGGAGCAACTGATTGACATTGCGATTCTGGTGGGAACGGACTACAACCCCGATGGAGTAAGGGGCATAGGCCCCAAGAAAGCCTATAAACTGATCAAGACCTACAAAAAAATTGAAAATATAGATAAAAGGGAGTTACCTGAGCCTATTTACTTTGACTACGAAAAGATAAGGGAGTTGTTCCTTAAACCTCAAGTAACTCTTCCGTCCACACCACTTGAGCTGAGCGATCCCGATCCCAGCAAGATAATTCAGTTTCTGGTGAACGAGAACGATTTTAACGAGGAAAGGGTTAGGGGAACGATAGAGAGGCTTCAGAAGGCTATGAAGGAGATTAAGGATATAAAAAGACAAACAGGGTTGGATCAGTGGTTTTAA
- a CDS encoding 50S ribosomal protein L40e, with protein MPLTDQAKIQIVQERVFIKKVCRNCGALNSIRATKCRRCHSTNLRPKKKELPTKRA; from the coding sequence ATGCCTTTAACAGATCAGGCAAAAATTCAGATAGTCCAAGAGAGAGTGTTTATAAAGAAGGTGTGCAGAAACTGCGGTGCCCTTAACTCGATCAGGGCTACAAAATGCAGAAGATGTCATAGTACAAATCTCAGACCAAAGAAGAAGGAGTTGCCAACTAAGAGAGCTTGA
- a CDS encoding glutamyl-tRNA reductase, whose amino-acid sequence MNPVNDIIDSYSAIVYTHKTVGVDKLASHYLGWNEIKELSKYYDGEMAVLQTCNRIEIYLFSRNESSVNEILHYLNEVHNKVISTDATILRGEEAIKHLFEVASGIDSLSVGEYEILKQIKDAMRDSIKLGIGSRYIRALLERSLKVGRRVRLETGISRGKVGVYSLAVEFAKSRFGDILGKKIAILGAGEIGGKLALILHNEGATDVTIFNRTFERGRNLAIKYGYSYFPLDFSRLHNYDIIFSAIFYPEKVKAPEGTVVIDLGSPPVFEGSNVYTLKDLEELSKATLEERQREIERAESIIREGLEEFRKDCLNLVYDNFVSSFMSRVEETRKEEVERALKVLGDDGEETREVLEAMTRSMIKKIFSPMFQNLRRAVENNEINYINLATSLLTHGGISQDKTKEIKTEQEYKGRSSGDETDS is encoded by the coding sequence ATGAATCCAGTCAATGACATCATAGATTCCTATTCTGCAATAGTTTACACCCATAAAACCGTAGGAGTGGATAAACTAGCTTCCCATTATCTAGGATGGAACGAAATAAAGGAACTCTCAAAGTACTATGACGGCGAAATGGCAGTTCTGCAGACGTGCAACAGGATAGAGATTTACCTTTTCTCGAGGAACGAGTCAAGCGTAAATGAGATACTTCACTACCTCAACGAGGTTCACAACAAGGTAATATCCACTGATGCCACAATCCTTAGAGGAGAGGAGGCAATTAAACATCTGTTTGAGGTTGCCTCGGGTATCGACTCGCTCTCGGTGGGCGAATACGAGATATTGAAGCAGATAAAGGACGCCATGAGGGATTCCATAAAGCTAGGCATTGGTTCCCGTTACATAAGGGCACTACTCGAGAGGTCCCTAAAGGTAGGGAGAAGGGTTAGACTGGAGACGGGAATTTCCCGTGGGAAGGTTGGAGTTTACTCGTTAGCTGTAGAGTTCGCCAAAAGTCGTTTCGGTGATATCCTAGGCAAGAAAATAGCCATACTGGGTGCAGGGGAGATTGGGGGAAAGCTAGCACTCATTCTTCACAACGAGGGAGCAACAGACGTGACCATCTTTAACAGAACCTTTGAGCGCGGGAGGAACCTCGCAATCAAATATGGGTATAGTTACTTCCCCCTGGACTTTAGCAGGTTGCATAACTATGATATAATTTTCTCGGCCATATTCTACCCTGAGAAGGTTAAGGCTCCCGAGGGAACGGTGGTCATAGATCTGGGATCTCCGCCAGTATTTGAGGGTTCAAACGTCTATACCCTCAAGGACCTGGAGGAGTTGTCTAAGGCCACGCTTGAGGAGAGGCAGAGGGAGATAGAGAGGGCCGAGTCCATAATCAGGGAGGGATTAGAGGAGTTCAGGAAGGACTGTCTGAACTTAGTTTATGACAACTTTGTTTCCTCTTTCATGTCACGGGTTGAGGAGACAAGGAAGGAAGAGGTGGAGAGGGCGCTCAAAGTCCTTGGTGACGATGGCGAGGAAACCAGGGAGGTGTTGGAGGCAATGACCAGGTCTATGATCAAGAAAATCTTCTCTCCTATGTTCCAGAACCTGAGACGAGCAGTGGAAAACAATGAGATAAATTACATTAACTTAGCCACATCACTATTAACCCATGGTGGGATATCCCAAGATAAGACCAAGGAGATTAAGACAGAACAAGAATATAAGGGACGCAGTAGCGGAGACGAAACTGACTCATGA
- the truD gene encoding tRNA pseudouridine(13) synthase TruD, which yields MSLLDLAIGIEFKVHRWASIRAEIPRPDGFRVTEEIDGKPCTAWRGSESGKYAVYLLRKRGMEHNAVMSRLASILGEKPRYLGIKDTNAVTEQLIYVTRKSKDFHREESFSIEFMGFTSTKLNHTGNIFSIKLETGDKEELKRRVNTIKGEGVLPAFIGYQRFGTRRPITHLVGKALTQRDWCKAVDFILGYPFVWENENIRLFREEYMKGEVKEELLRKIPSQERNIYLELRKTEDCLSALRKSRVKLSFYVEAYQSYLFNRVLSRKLRYSTVHERDEITIPTDPKQCDAECLEVFEVEGIQRGSFHIEELGISLRPVKRNAFMNVRGLHFDGEFVTFSLERGMYATVVLSEILNADPKEFT from the coding sequence ATGAGTTTACTGGACTTAGCAATAGGAATAGAGTTTAAGGTGCATAGATGGGCTTCAATTCGTGCAGAAATTCCAAGGCCTGACGGCTTTCGGGTAACGGAGGAGATTGACGGAAAACCGTGTACAGCCTGGAGAGGATCAGAGAGTGGCAAATATGCCGTTTATCTCCTGAGAAAAAGAGGAATGGAACATAATGCGGTTATGTCCAGGCTGGCCTCTATTCTCGGTGAAAAACCAAGGTACCTAGGAATAAAGGATACTAATGCAGTTACGGAGCAACTAATATACGTAACGAGGAAGTCAAAGGATTTCCACAGGGAGGAGTCCTTTTCCATAGAGTTCATGGGATTCACTTCGACAAAACTGAACCACACCGGTAACATTTTCTCCATAAAGCTTGAGACAGGGGATAAGGAGGAGCTCAAAAGAAGGGTCAACACCATAAAGGGTGAAGGCGTTTTACCAGCCTTCATAGGGTATCAAAGGTTTGGAACCAGAAGACCCATAACGCATCTGGTAGGGAAGGCCTTAACTCAAAGGGACTGGTGCAAGGCGGTGGACTTCATTCTAGGTTATCCCTTCGTGTGGGAGAACGAGAACATCAGGCTATTTAGAGAGGAATACATGAAAGGGGAGGTAAAAGAGGAACTTCTCAGGAAGATACCGAGCCAGGAGAGAAACATTTACCTTGAGTTGAGGAAGACCGAAGATTGCCTCTCTGCTCTCAGGAAATCGCGGGTTAAACTTAGCTTTTATGTGGAGGCTTATCAAAGTTACCTTTTCAACAGGGTGCTATCCAGGAAACTAAGATATTCCACAGTGCACGAGAGGGATGAGATAACCATTCCCACGGATCCCAAACAATGCGACGCAGAGTGCCTGGAAGTCTTCGAGGTTGAAGGGATACAGAGGGGCAGTTTCCACATTGAGGAACTGGGAATATCCCTTAGACCTGTGAAAAGAAACGCTTTCATGAATGTCAGAGGCCTGCATTTTGACGGCGAGTTCGTAACGTTTTCCTTGGAAAGAGGGATGTATGCAACTGTGGTTCTATCTGAGATCCTAAACGCCGATCCAAAAGAGTTCACTTGA